A region of Massilia sp. WG5 DNA encodes the following proteins:
- a CDS encoding succinylglutamate desuccinylase codes for MGKASFEALPESVRALAQADFGQVAALFRAAGFTVGLPARGVLTVKAGQSEADQERRRPAVLLSVGVHGDETGPIEMVAHAVDALSRAPRELRVDLMLCVGNIDAIASGKRFIDADLNRMFRLERGDLAGAFEAGRADALIDATRAFFDGAGPQRWHLDLHTAIRASRYPKFAIVPELIAAQPRGRLIEWLGQGGIEAVIMNPKSAGTYSYWTAEQHGAAASTVELGRIGTLGQNDLSQFAAMSAALHALLRGLPAPDGTMPLVFDTAQSITKLSDAFSMSFGRDTENFTPLKKGETIATDGDTVYTVQHDEEFVVFPNPDVRVGLRAGIMVVRAA; via the coding sequence ATGGGCAAAGCTTCCTTCGAAGCGCTGCCGGAATCGGTACGGGCCCTGGCCCAGGCCGATTTCGGCCAGGTGGCGGCGCTGTTCCGTGCCGCCGGCTTCACGGTCGGCCTGCCCGCCAGGGGCGTGCTGACCGTGAAGGCTGGGCAGTCGGAGGCCGATCAGGAGCGGAGACGCCCGGCCGTGCTGCTGTCGGTAGGCGTGCACGGCGACGAGACCGGGCCGATCGAGATGGTCGCGCACGCGGTCGATGCGCTGTCGCGCGCGCCGCGCGAGCTGAGGGTGGACCTGATGTTGTGCGTCGGGAACATCGATGCGATCGCAAGCGGCAAGCGCTTTATCGACGCCGACCTGAATCGCATGTTCCGCCTGGAGCGCGGCGACCTGGCCGGCGCCTTCGAGGCGGGCAGGGCGGACGCCCTGATCGACGCGACGCGCGCGTTCTTCGACGGCGCCGGCCCGCAGCGCTGGCACCTCGACCTGCACACGGCGATCCGCGCTTCGCGCTATCCGAAGTTCGCGATCGTGCCGGAGCTGATCGCCGCGCAGCCGCGTGGGCGCCTGATCGAATGGCTGGGGCAGGGCGGCATCGAGGCGGTCATCATGAACCCGAAGTCGGCCGGCACCTATTCGTACTGGACGGCGGAGCAGCATGGCGCCGCCGCCAGCACGGTGGAACTGGGCCGCATCGGCACGCTGGGGCAGAACGACCTGTCGCAGTTTGCGGCGATGAGCGCGGCCCTGCACGCCCTGCTGCGCGGCTTGCCGGCGCCTGACGGAACGATGCCGCTGGTGTTCGACACCGCGCAGTCGATCACCAAGCTGTCCGACGCTTTCAGCATGAGCTTCGGGCGCGACACCGAGAACTTCACGCCCCTCAAGAAGGGCGAGACGATCGCCACCGACGGCGACACCGTCTACACCGTCCAGCATGACGAGGAATTCGTCGTGTTCCCGAACCCGGACGTGCGTGTGGGCCTGCGCGCCGGGATCATGGTGGTGCGCGCGGCGTGA
- a CDS encoding NAD-glutamate dehydrogenase domain-containing protein: protein MNKDMPQDLRTRTLALVNENKPAEQGKGQVNALIGAWLASLDDEDLAGVSPDSLAAILQDGFAQVAQRTGPGCQIAQMRYTDGRCGMSTALLILNEDMSYLVDSFVMALRRQRVVASGVMNAVLPVQRDENGAVVDVGAAGAPLESYVLCLLGEDLPQDELNALVERLQMVARDAAVVHRDAVAMGDRMSAVAADAAAQGTPGGQEVAAFLEWAKNEGFEPFGYAYYFVKPGVRELERDIPSRIGVLQDTSHPVYATSIQNIPGDFEILSKREETLSIVKADVAGTLHRDQPLDFIGVRATDAQGNTIGEHCFIGLFTRAATSTPLARLPFARGRVAKVLGIAGVRQEGFRAEKFLEILESLPRTEALEADPEWLAQVCSAVVSLYKQPRAKVFARRDVYNRHLNVLVYLPRERYSAAVVASLAQALKDSSGAVDVRTQTLVADGPLARVYLIAQAARYPLDLETDIQKPLLSVLDGWHDRYTVLTEDIADVPTRNALRKLMPTLPVNYVAATDPEVAFRDLCALLNNGKPNHVSVRIENDAATGASIRLYSTGSVPSLSRILPALQNAGVAIDREQAFAITTKDGARHFVTSLIVDQESAAKLARPGISEVAEELFAALFNDEAEDGRLNGLTIEGGLSTREVQLVRAYISYWRQAGSKFTTRYMAETLRDRAALVRELVEGFKLRFDPALGEDERASGNAKLAALKTGLAQVNHADTEEILAALVDLVMATVRTNYFQGDEQNRGDKVIFKFDTSSLALVPEPRPFREIYVFSRRFEGVHLRGGPVARGGLRWSDRMEDYRTEVLGLVKAQIAKNAVIVPTGSKGGFVCKQMPKDAAREVVAAEGEAVYRLFIASLLELTDNRVRGEIVAPADTVRYDQDDPYLVVAADKGTATFSDIANSIAVSRGFWLGDAFASGGSNGYDHKKMGITAKGAFEAVKRHFYEMGHDMNTTPITMVGVGDMSGDVFGNGVLLSRQLKVLAAFDHRHIFLDPNPDVAVSFTERQRMFALPRSSWEDYDKKLISEGGGVFPRSARHIELTPQVRAALDIAETSLTPEELMHRILLAPVDLFYNGGIGTYIKASTETHAQVKDRANDNIRVNGSELRCKVVTEGGNLGATQAGRIEFALAGGRIFTDAIDNSAGVDCSDHEVNVKVWLDTEVNAGQLPEADRNHLLTAMTGDIEHLVLRNNTLQTHLLVREAQAQSNSAVVDGYAALIASLELEGAISRELEQLPLDSELARRKALGQGLTTPELAVVIAAVKNRFKRILAALPLTELPWAETVLRPYFPQQLVATRDPLAHPLANTILATMLANESVNRCGPLMLRDLALEHRIDDAEVVKAWGQAWSALHLAPVFEALDADALTVPRDVSQTVDARTRTMLRTVTEGVLSLPLEQAGAGGMAELSQLFSEPEQLLQLNTSKSDADAHAGLPPSFAQAWKAVDTVESLAAFLFAAVSVQRPSGMSLAEFLQVGMVLRAASGIDTLERGLKLPATSKSQEQLRNYAMQALRRTQQRMLLTVLERAKQTGDMQAAVQETTSAMGLTGFAQPTDLEQAMLNVWSLSEGSSPERLAA from the coding sequence ATGAATAAAGACATGCCGCAAGACCTGCGTACCCGTACGCTGGCCCTGGTGAACGAAAACAAGCCTGCCGAGCAGGGCAAGGGCCAAGTGAACGCGCTGATCGGCGCCTGGCTCGCCTCCCTCGACGACGAGGACCTGGCGGGGGTGTCGCCGGACAGCCTGGCGGCGATCCTGCAGGACGGTTTCGCCCAGGTCGCGCAACGCACCGGACCGGGCTGCCAGATCGCCCAGATGCGTTACACCGACGGGCGCTGCGGCATGTCGACAGCTCTCCTGATCCTGAACGAAGACATGTCCTACCTGGTCGACTCCTTCGTGATGGCGCTGCGCCGCCAGCGCGTGGTCGCCTCGGGCGTGATGAACGCCGTGCTGCCGGTACAGCGTGACGAGAATGGCGCCGTGGTCGACGTGGGCGCAGCCGGTGCGCCGCTGGAATCGTATGTGTTGTGCCTGCTCGGCGAGGACCTGCCGCAGGACGAACTGAACGCGCTGGTCGAGCGCCTGCAGATGGTGGCGCGCGACGCCGCCGTCGTGCACCGCGACGCCGTCGCCATGGGTGACCGCATGAGCGCGGTCGCCGCCGACGCCGCCGCCCAGGGCACCCCGGGCGGCCAGGAAGTCGCCGCCTTCCTCGAATGGGCGAAGAACGAAGGCTTCGAGCCCTTCGGCTATGCCTACTACTTCGTGAAGCCGGGCGTGCGCGAACTCGAACGCGATATCCCGAGCCGCATCGGCGTGCTGCAGGACACCTCGCACCCGGTCTACGCGACCAGCATCCAGAACATCCCGGGCGACTTCGAGATCCTCTCCAAGCGCGAAGAGACCCTGTCGATCGTGAAGGCCGACGTGGCCGGCACCCTGCACCGCGACCAGCCGCTCGACTTCATCGGCGTACGCGCCACCGACGCCCAGGGCAACACCATCGGCGAGCACTGCTTCATCGGCCTGTTCACCCGCGCCGCCACCTCGACCCCGCTGGCGCGCCTGCCGTTCGCACGCGGCCGCGTGGCCAAGGTGCTCGGCATCGCCGGCGTGCGCCAGGAAGGCTTCCGTGCCGAGAAATTCCTGGAAATCCTGGAGTCGCTGCCGCGCACCGAAGCGCTGGAAGCCGATCCGGAATGGCTGGCCCAGGTCTGCAGCGCCGTGGTCTCGCTGTACAAGCAGCCGCGCGCGAAAGTCTTCGCCCGCCGCGACGTCTACAACCGCCACCTGAACGTACTGGTCTACCTGCCGCGCGAGCGCTACAGCGCCGCCGTGGTGGCCTCGCTGGCCCAGGCCCTGAAGGACAGCTCGGGCGCGGTCGACGTGCGTACCCAGACCCTGGTGGCCGATGGCCCGCTGGCCCGCGTCTACCTGATCGCCCAGGCCGCGCGCTATCCGCTCGACCTGGAAACCGACATCCAGAAGCCGCTGCTGTCCGTGCTGGACGGCTGGCATGACCGCTACACCGTGCTGACCGAGGACATCGCCGACGTCCCGACCCGCAACGCGCTGCGTAAGCTCATGCCGACCCTGCCGGTCAACTACGTCGCCGCGACCGATCCGGAAGTCGCCTTCCGCGACCTGTGCGCGCTGCTGAACAACGGCAAGCCGAACCACGTCTCGGTGCGCATCGAGAACGATGCCGCAACCGGCGCTTCGATCCGGCTGTACTCGACCGGCAGCGTGCCTTCGCTGTCGCGCATCCTGCCGGCCCTGCAGAACGCCGGCGTGGCGATCGACCGCGAGCAGGCCTTCGCGATCACCACCAAGGACGGCGCGCGCCACTTCGTGACCAGCCTGATCGTCGACCAGGAGTCCGCGGCCAAGCTGGCCAGGCCGGGCATCTCCGAGGTGGCGGAAGAACTGTTCGCCGCCCTGTTCAACGATGAAGCAGAAGACGGCCGCCTGAACGGCCTGACCATCGAAGGCGGCCTGTCCACCCGTGAAGTGCAGCTGGTGCGCGCCTACATCAGCTACTGGCGCCAGGCCGGCAGCAAGTTCACCACCCGCTACATGGCCGAGACCCTGCGCGACCGCGCCGCCCTGGTGCGCGAACTGGTGGAAGGCTTCAAGCTGCGCTTCGATCCGGCGCTGGGCGAGGACGAGCGCGCCTCCGGCAACGCCAAGCTGGCCGCGCTGAAGACCGGCCTGGCCCAGGTCAACCACGCCGACACCGAGGAAATCCTGGCGGCCCTGGTCGACCTGGTGATGGCGACCGTGCGCACCAACTACTTCCAGGGGGATGAGCAAAACCGCGGCGATAAAGTCATCTTCAAGTTCGACACCAGCAGCCTGGCGCTGGTGCCGGAACCGCGTCCGTTCCGCGAGATCTACGTGTTCTCGCGCCGCTTCGAAGGCGTGCACCTGCGCGGCGGCCCGGTCGCCCGCGGCGGCCTGCGCTGGTCGGACCGCATGGAAGACTACCGCACCGAAGTGCTGGGCCTGGTGAAGGCGCAGATCGCCAAGAACGCCGTGATCGTACCGACCGGCTCGAAGGGCGGCTTCGTCTGCAAGCAGATGCCGAAGGACGCGGCGCGTGAAGTCGTGGCGGCCGAGGGCGAAGCAGTCTACCGCCTGTTCATCGCCAGCCTGCTGGAACTGACCGACAACCGCGTGCGCGGCGAGATCGTCGCGCCGGCGGATACGGTCCGCTACGACCAGGACGACCCCTACCTGGTGGTCGCCGCCGACAAGGGCACCGCGACCTTCTCCGACATCGCCAACAGCATCGCCGTCTCGCGCGGCTTCTGGCTGGGCGACGCCTTCGCCTCGGGCGGCTCGAACGGCTACGACCACAAGAAGATGGGCATCACCGCGAAGGGCGCCTTCGAAGCCGTCAAGCGCCACTTCTACGAGATGGGCCATGACATGAACACCACCCCGATCACCATGGTCGGCGTGGGCGACATGTCGGGCGACGTGTTCGGCAACGGCGTGCTGCTGTCGCGCCAGCTGAAGGTGCTGGCCGCCTTCGACCACCGCCACATCTTCCTCGATCCGAATCCGGACGTCGCGGTCTCGTTCACGGAGCGCCAGCGCATGTTCGCCCTGCCGCGCTCCTCGTGGGAAGACTACGACAAGAAGCTGATCTCGGAAGGCGGCGGCGTGTTCCCGAGGAGCGCCCGCCACATCGAACTCACCCCGCAGGTGCGCGCCGCGCTCGACATCGCCGAGACCTCGCTCACGCCGGAAGAGCTGATGCACCGCATCCTGCTGGCGCCGGTCGACCTGTTCTACAACGGCGGCATCGGCACCTACATCAAGGCCTCGACCGAGACCCACGCCCAGGTGAAGGACCGCGCCAACGACAATATCCGCGTCAATGGCAGCGAACTGCGCTGCAAGGTCGTGACCGAAGGCGGCAACCTGGGCGCGACCCAGGCCGGCCGCATCGAGTTCGCACTGGCCGGCGGCCGCATCTTCACCGATGCGATCGACAACTCGGCCGGCGTCGACTGCTCCGACCACGAAGTCAACGTCAAGGTCTGGCTGGACACCGAAGTCAACGCCGGCCAGCTGCCCGAAGCCGACCGTAACCATCTGCTGACCGCGATGACCGGCGACATCGAGCATCTGGTCCTGCGCAACAACACCCTGCAGACCCACCTGCTGGTGCGCGAAGCCCAGGCCCAGTCGAACAGCGCGGTGGTGGACGGCTACGCCGCCCTGATCGCAAGCCTGGAGCTTGAGGGCGCCATCTCGCGCGAGCTCGAACAGCTGCCGCTTGATTCCGAACTGGCGCGCCGCAAGGCGCTCGGCCAGGGCCTGACCACGCCGGAGCTCGCTGTCGTCATCGCCGCCGTCAAGAACCGCTTCAAGCGCATCCTGGCGGCCCTGCCGCTGACGGAACTGCCGTGGGCCGAGACCGTGCTGCGTCCTTACTTCCCGCAGCAACTGGTCGCCACCCGCGATCCGCTGGCGCATCCGCTGGCCAACACCATCCTGGCGACCATGCTGGCCAACGAGTCGGTCAACCGCTGCGGTCCGCTGATGCTGCGCGACCTCGCCCTGGAACACCGCATCGACGACGCCGAAGTGGTCAAGGCCTGGGGCCAGGCCTGGTCGGCCCTGCACCTGGCGCCGGTGTTCGAGGCGCTCGACGCCGATGCCCTGACGGTGCCGCGCGACGTCTCGCAGACGGTCGACGCCCGTACCCGCACGATGCTGCGCACCGTGACCGAAGGCGTGCTGTCGCTGCCGCTTGAACAGGCCGGCGCCGGCGGCATGGCCGAGCTGTCGCAGCTGTTCTCGGAGCCGGAGCAGCTGCTCCAGCTGAACACGTCCAAGTCGGATGCCGATGCCCACGCCGGCCTGCCGCCGTCCTTCGCGCAGGCCTGGAAGGCGGTCGACACGGTCGAATCGCTGGCGGCTTTCCTGTTCGCCGCGGTGTCGGTGCAGCGGCCGAGCGGCATGTCGCTGGCCGAGTTCCTGCAGGTCGGCATGGTGCTGCGTGCAGCCTCCGGCATCGATACGCTGGAGCGCGGCCTGAAGCTGCCGGCCACCAGCAAGTCGCAGGAACAGCTGCGCAATTACGCGATGCAGGCCCTGCGCCGCACCCAGCAGCGCATGCTGTTGACCGTGCTCGAACGCGCCAAGCAGACCGGCGACATGCAGGCCGCGGTGCAGGAAACCACCAGCGCCATGGGCTTGACGGGCTTCGCCCAGCCGACCGACCTCGAACAGGCGATGCTGAACGTCTGGTCGCTGTCGGAAGGCTCGAGCCCGGAACGCCTGGCGGCTTGA
- the astB gene encoding N-succinylarginine dihydrolase has translation MHNAREFNFDGLVGPSHNYAGLSFGNVASFNNVKSASNPRQAALQGLAKMRELAARGFAQAVLPPQARPNFRLLRRLGFSGTDGDVLAQAYREAPVILACAWSASPMWTANAATVSPSADTADGRVHFTAANLNNKLHRAEEHIQSTRTLRALFANPDHFVVHDPLPSTPAFGDEGAANHTRFASSHGAQGIEFFVYGRVEFDPSAQSPKKYPARQTLEASQAIARLHGLDGARTVFASQNPDVIDQGVFHNDVIAVGNGNVLFYHEQAFANEAATLDALQRALAGVGAGLQAVRVDTGMVPVADAVASYLFNSQLLSKPDGGMALVVPHECRENAAVSRYLEALVGSGGPIDELIEFDLRQSMRNGGGPACLRLRVALTDIEASAMHQGVIMTEELYAKLVPWVERHYRDRVEPKDLADPQLALECAAALEALERILGLPGLYDLT, from the coding sequence ATGCATAACGCCCGTGAATTCAACTTCGACGGCCTGGTAGGCCCGTCGCACAACTATGCCGGCCTCTCGTTCGGCAACGTCGCCTCTTTCAACAATGTGAAGAGCGCGTCGAACCCGCGCCAGGCGGCCCTGCAGGGCCTGGCCAAGATGCGCGAGCTGGCAGCGCGCGGCTTCGCGCAGGCCGTGCTGCCGCCGCAGGCGCGCCCGAACTTCCGCCTGCTGCGCCGCCTCGGCTTTTCCGGCACCGACGGCGACGTGCTGGCCCAGGCCTATCGGGAAGCGCCGGTGATCCTGGCCTGCGCCTGGTCGGCGTCGCCGATGTGGACCGCGAACGCCGCCACCGTCAGCCCCTCGGCCGACACCGCGGACGGCCGCGTGCACTTCACCGCCGCCAACCTGAACAACAAGCTGCACCGCGCCGAGGAGCACATCCAGTCGACCCGCACCCTGCGCGCGCTGTTCGCCAACCCGGACCATTTCGTGGTGCACGATCCGCTGCCCTCGACCCCGGCCTTCGGCGACGAAGGCGCGGCCAACCACACGCGCTTCGCCAGCAGCCACGGCGCGCAAGGGATCGAATTCTTCGTCTACGGCCGCGTCGAGTTCGATCCGTCCGCGCAAAGCCCGAAGAAATACCCGGCGCGCCAGACGCTCGAAGCCTCGCAGGCGATCGCGCGCCTGCACGGCCTGGACGGCGCGCGCACCGTGTTCGCTTCGCAGAATCCGGACGTGATCGACCAGGGCGTGTTCCACAACGACGTGATCGCGGTCGGCAACGGCAACGTGCTGTTCTACCACGAGCAGGCCTTCGCCAACGAGGCGGCCACCCTGGACGCGCTGCAGCGTGCGCTGGCCGGCGTCGGCGCGGGTCTGCAGGCGGTGCGCGTCGATACCGGCATGGTGCCGGTCGCCGATGCGGTGGCCAGCTACCTGTTCAACAGCCAGCTCCTGTCGAAACCGGACGGCGGCATGGCGCTGGTGGTGCCGCACGAATGCCGCGAGAACGCCGCGGTGTCGCGCTACCTGGAGGCGCTGGTGGGCTCCGGTGGCCCGATCGACGAGCTGATCGAATTCGACCTGCGCCAGAGCATGCGCAATGGCGGCGGCCCGGCATGCCTGCGCCTGCGCGTGGCGCTGACCGACATCGAGGCTTCCGCCATGCACCAGGGCGTGATCATGACCGAAGAGCTGTACGCGAAACTGGTGCCCTGGGTCGAGCGCCACTACCGCGACCGCGTCGAGCCGAAGGACCTGGCCGACCCGCAGCTGGCGCTCGAATGCGCCGCCGCGCTGGAAGCGCTGGAGCGCATCCTCGGCCTGCCCGGACTGTATGACCTGACCTGA
- the astD gene encoding succinylglutamate-semialdehyde dehydrogenase, translating into MSNLSNYINGEWLAGSGQELVTIDPSTGRQTWASKESTADDVAHAVQAARDAFEDWALAPLEQRIAICQRFRDLLKEHTEELAAIIAEEVGKPLWEARTEVTTMANKVDISVQSHGARTGETSAKVADGNAVLRHRPHGVFAVFGPYNFPGHLPNGHIVPALIAGNTLVFKPSEFAPRTALRTVQLWEQAGLPKGVLNLVNGGRETGVALGANPDVDGILFTGSSQTGAALHKQFGGMPGKMLALEMGGNNPLVVWDVKDIDPAVHHAVMSAFISAGQRCTCARRLIVHDTPEGQAFIERLVDVAGKLVVGPSNAEPQPFMGPVVSAPVARRLVQAQEMMEEKGGKVLLRMRQPDPNAGFVTAGIVDVTGVQGIPDEEWFGPLLQIIRVPDFDTAIKVANATEFGLAAALLSPSEELWKRFAIKARAGVVNWNRPTTGAASSAPFGGVGKSGNHRPSAYYAADYCAYPVASIETAELEMPAKLSPGLSF; encoded by the coding sequence ATGTCTAATCTGTCGAACTACATCAACGGCGAATGGCTCGCCGGCAGCGGCCAGGAACTGGTCACGATCGACCCGTCCACCGGCCGCCAGACCTGGGCCAGCAAGGAATCCACGGCGGACGACGTGGCGCACGCGGTGCAGGCGGCGCGCGATGCATTCGAAGACTGGGCCCTGGCGCCGCTCGAGCAGCGCATCGCCATCTGCCAGCGCTTCCGCGACCTGTTGAAGGAACATACGGAGGAACTGGCCGCGATCATCGCCGAGGAAGTCGGCAAGCCCCTGTGGGAAGCCCGCACCGAAGTCACGACCATGGCCAACAAGGTCGACATCTCGGTACAGTCGCACGGCGCACGCACCGGCGAGACCAGCGCGAAAGTCGCCGACGGCAACGCCGTGCTGCGCCACCGTCCGCATGGCGTGTTCGCCGTGTTCGGCCCTTACAACTTCCCCGGCCACCTGCCGAACGGCCACATCGTGCCGGCCCTGATCGCCGGGAACACCCTGGTCTTCAAGCCCAGCGAGTTCGCGCCGCGCACGGCGCTGCGCACGGTCCAGTTGTGGGAGCAGGCCGGCCTGCCGAAGGGCGTGCTGAACCTGGTCAACGGTGGCCGCGAAACCGGCGTGGCGCTGGGCGCCAACCCGGACGTCGACGGCATCCTGTTCACCGGCAGCAGCCAGACTGGCGCCGCCCTGCACAAGCAGTTCGGCGGCATGCCGGGCAAGATGCTGGCGCTGGAAATGGGCGGCAACAACCCGCTGGTGGTGTGGGACGTGAAGGACATCGATCCGGCGGTCCACCACGCCGTGATGTCGGCCTTCATCTCGGCCGGCCAGCGCTGCACCTGCGCGCGCCGCCTGATCGTGCACGATACCCCGGAAGGCCAGGCCTTCATCGAGCGCCTGGTCGACGTGGCGGGCAAGCTGGTGGTCGGCCCTTCGAACGCCGAGCCGCAACCCTTCATGGGCCCGGTCGTCTCGGCGCCGGTCGCCAGGCGCCTGGTGCAGGCCCAGGAGATGATGGAAGAGAAGGGCGGCAAGGTGCTGCTGCGCATGCGCCAGCCGGACCCGAATGCCGGCTTCGTCACCGCCGGCATCGTCGACGTCACCGGCGTCCAGGGCATCCCGGACGAGGAGTGGTTCGGCCCCCTGTTGCAGATCATCCGCGTGCCCGACTTCGACACCGCCATCAAGGTCGCGAACGCCACCGAGTTCGGCCTGGCGGCGGCCCTGCTGTCGCCGTCCGAAGAGCTGTGGAAGCGCTTCGCGATCAAGGCCCGGGCCGGGGTGGTCAACTGGAACCGCCCGACCACCGGCGCGGCCAGCTCGGCGCCGTTCGGCGGCGTGGGCAAGTCGGGCAACCATCGCCCGAGCGCCTACTACGCGGCCGACTACTGCGCCTACCCGGTCGCCTCGATCGAAACGGCCGAGCTGGAGATGCCGGCCAAACTGTCCCCCGGCCTGAGTTTTTAA
- the astA gene encoding arginine N-succinyltransferase, giving the protein MLLIRAITLDDIDPLIEMARQVGSGMTTLKPDRAMLGERVNTAVASFAQAIPPEERDYMFVMEDTANHRLAGVCAIKAAVGLTEPFYNYRIGTLVHSSRELGVFTRMDTLYLSNDLTGSSELCSLFLMPEYRTGPNGKWLSKSRFLFIAQFQQLFTEKIIAEMRGYQAEDGTSPFYEGLGRHFFKMDFDHVDGLTAIGKKSFIAELMPRQPLYVAYLPEDAQAVIGQVHRSTLPARKLLEQEGMHYEGYVDIFDAGPVLQGRVSELRAVRDSVLTVAEEGVPEGECDTTLVSNTRLDDFRMILTQACNGGAKVALSVRELQLLHCQAGDPVRTLSLNVRKNSHV; this is encoded by the coding sequence ATGCTCTTGATTCGCGCAATCACCCTGGACGACATCGATCCGCTGATCGAGATGGCGCGCCAGGTCGGCAGCGGCATGACCACGCTGAAGCCCGACCGCGCCATGCTCGGCGAACGCGTGAACACCGCGGTCGCCTCCTTCGCCCAGGCCATCCCGCCGGAAGAGCGCGACTACATGTTCGTGATGGAGGACACCGCGAACCACCGCCTGGCCGGCGTCTGCGCCATCAAGGCGGCGGTCGGCCTGACCGAGCCCTTCTACAACTACCGGATCGGCACCCTGGTCCACTCCAGCCGCGAGCTGGGCGTGTTCACGCGCATGGACACCCTGTACCTGTCGAACGACCTGACCGGTTCGAGCGAACTGTGCTCGCTGTTCCTGATGCCGGAATACCGCACCGGCCCCAACGGCAAATGGCTGTCGAAGAGCCGCTTCCTGTTCATCGCCCAGTTCCAGCAGCTGTTCACCGAAAAGATCATCGCCGAGATGCGCGGCTACCAGGCCGAGGACGGCACCTCGCCGTTCTACGAGGGCCTGGGCCGCCACTTCTTCAAGATGGATTTCGACCACGTCGACGGCCTGACCGCGATCGGCAAGAAATCCTTCATCGCCGAGCTGATGCCGCGCCAGCCGCTGTATGTGGCTTACCTGCCGGAAGACGCCCAGGCCGTGATCGGCCAAGTGCACCGCTCCACGCTCCCGGCCCGCAAGCTGCTCGAGCAGGAAGGCATGCATTACGAAGGCTACGTCGACATCTTCGACGCCGGCCCGGTGCTGCAGGGCCGCGTGTCCGAACTGCGCGCCGTGCGCGACAGCGTGCTGACCGTGGCCGAGGAAGGCGTGCCGGAAGGCGAGTGCGACACCACGCTGGTCTCGAACACCCGGCTCGACGACTTCCGCATGATTCTCACGCAGGCTTGTAACGGGGGCGCCAAGGTGGCGCTGTCGGTCCGCGAACTGCAACTGCTGCATTGCCAGGCGGGCGACCCGGTGCGCACGCTGTCACTCAATGTAAGGAAAAATTCGCATGTCTAA
- a CDS encoding arginine N-succinyltransferase, translating into MYVVRPVEPADVGALETLLAASMPGVHTLPRTREKIAALVERSCASFTAHVDIPSEETYLFVLEDIEHHELVGTAAIHASAGSNGTYFAFRNDVIQQVSRDLNISHSVHALTLCSELTAYSQLSGFFISQSVRHRSKADDRGGHEAALLSRARLLYSVLAPHRFGDRFFVPLAGVTDDDGQSPFWDALGRKFFKMDFLDAERTIGGARNRTLIVELMPHYPVYVPLLPGPAQAAMGQIHPSGQLAFDLLTEEGFEADEYIDIFDGGPILQAHKNALRCFRGSMVRKVATQDQPSGAPDAMVSYAVASSERKFRAIVVSCAPAESSEALCLPAWAQGALGVAPGDNVICVRI; encoded by the coding sequence ATGTATGTTGTCCGTCCGGTAGAGCCCGCGGATGTCGGCGCCCTCGAGACGCTGCTGGCCGCCTCCATGCCGGGAGTGCATACCCTGCCGCGCACGCGCGAGAAGATCGCCGCCCTGGTCGAGCGCTCATGCGCTTCGTTCACGGCCCACGTCGACATCCCCAGCGAGGAAACCTACCTGTTCGTGCTGGAGGATATCGAGCACCATGAACTGGTCGGCACCGCGGCGATCCACGCTTCGGCCGGCTCGAACGGCACCTATTTCGCGTTCCGCAACGACGTGATCCAGCAGGTCTCGCGCGACCTGAACATCAGCCACAGCGTGCATGCGCTGACCCTGTGCTCGGAGCTGACCGCGTATTCGCAGCTGTCCGGCTTCTTCATCAGCCAGAGCGTCCGCCACCGCAGCAAGGCCGACGACAGGGGCGGCCATGAAGCGGCCCTGCTGTCGCGTGCGCGCCTGCTGTATTCGGTGCTGGCGCCGCATCGTTTCGGCGACCGCTTCTTCGTGCCGCTGGCCGGCGTCACCGACGACGACGGCCAGTCGCCGTTCTGGGATGCGCTGGGCCGCAAGTTCTTCAAGATGGACTTCCTGGACGCCGAACGCACCATCGGCGGCGCCCGCAACCGCACCCTGATCGTCGAGCTGATGCCGCACTACCCGGTGTATGTGCCGCTGCTGCCCGGACCGGCGCAGGCCGCGATGGGCCAGATCCACCCGAGCGGCCAGCTGGCGTTCGACCTGTTGACCGAGGAAGGCTTCGAGGCCGACGAGTACATCGACATCTTCGACGGCGGCCCGATCCTGCAGGCGCACAAGAACGCGCTGCGCTGCTTCCGCGGCTCGATGGTGCGCAAGGTGGCGACCCAGGACCAGCCATCCGGCGCGCCGGACGCCATGGTCAGCTACGCGGTGGCCAGCAGCGAGCGCAAGTTCCGTGCGATCGTCGTGTCCTGCGCCCCGGCCGAAAGCAGCGAGGCCCTGTGCCTGCCCGCCTGGGCCCAGGGAGCGCTCGGCGTCGCCCCGGGCGACAACGTCATCTGCGTGCGCATTTAA